The following coding sequences are from one Mugil cephalus isolate CIBA_MC_2020 chromosome 9, CIBA_Mcephalus_1.1, whole genome shotgun sequence window:
- the kcne4 gene encoding potassium voltage-gated channel subfamily E member 4 yields MEHMENSTSSPVRLSLHTQNTQNTAEGKSDGNAYLYILIVMSFYGIFLCGIMLGYFRSKRREKRRVNIFTRLVHEEEQREWGALPKKHSLTFPAAVSGLRSVQVSLPFCGNHGNHFGHLRHEGALPSPLACALCTEQSSISSLCSSADTRITIEEEESDSGTAEGTEETAKGGPENSGDDSG; encoded by the coding sequence ATGGAGCACATGGAGAACTCAACGTCATCACCCGTACGCCTctccctgcacacacagaacacacagaacACCGCGGAAGGCAAAAGCGACGGGAACGCGTATCTGTACATTTTGATAGTCATGTCTTTCTACGGAATCTTCCTCTGTGGCATAATGCTGGGCTACTTCCGCTCCAAgcggagggagaagaggagggtcAACATCTTCACGCGCCTGGTGCACGAGGAGGAGCAGCGGGAGTGGGGCGCGCTGCCCAAAAAGCACAGCCTCACCTTCCCCGCCGCCGTGTCGGGACTGCGCTCGGTGCAGGTGTCGCTGCCTTTCTGCGGCAACCACGGCAACCACTTCGGGCACCTGCGTCACGAGGGCGCGCTGCCCTCCCCGCTGGCGTGCGCGCTGTGCACGGAGCAGAGCAGCATCAGCTCCCTGTGCTCCTCCGCGGACACGCGCATCAccatagaggaggaggagtcggaCAGCGGCACGGCGGAGGGGACGGAGGAGACGGCGAAGGGGGGCCCTGAGAACAGCGGAGACGATTCGGGCTGA
- the acsl3a gene encoding long-chain-fatty-acid--CoA ligase 3a yields the protein MKLKEDLNPLLLLLFHLVVSIYTVVTFLPSYLLSLVSGPDRSFYGSEEERANRAKARSVLGRPEGPYRAVCATKRLVASLHPGVDTLDKVFEYAAKRFPHRDCLGTREVISEEDVEQDNGKVYKKVVLGEYHWLSYKETLTAATQLGSGLASLGQRPKTNIAIFCETRAEWIIAAQACFTYNFPLVTLYSTLGGPAIAHGLNEAQVSHIITSRELLETRLKAILIEVPRLQHIIVVDDEPTTWPGYPRGITVHNMAAVRKLGAQTENATRERKQPLPSDIAVIMYTSGSTGIPKGVMISHSNIIAGITGMAERIPNLCEEDTYIGYLPLAHVLELSAELVCIAHGCRIGYSSPQTLADQSTKIKAGSKGDTSVLQPTLMAAVPEIMDRIYKNVMTKVEEMSFVQRTLFILAYNYKLEQLIKGHSTPLCDRLVFKKIRSLLGGRTRVLLSGGAPLSAATQRFMNVCLCCPVGQGYGLTETCGAGTISELWDYSTGRVGGPLVCCEIKLKDWVEGGYRSTDKPHPRGEILIGGPNVTMGYYKREGKNSDDFLVDENGQRWFCTGDIGEIQEDGCLKIIDRKKDLVKLQAGEYVSLGKVEAMLKNCPLIDNICAYANSDETYVIGFVVPNQKHLLALAGEYGIRGSVEDLCNSKAMEELVLKVITEAALAAQLERFEIPRKIRLSPDPWTPETGLVTDAFKLKRKELKTHYQDDIERMYGGK from the exons ATGAAGTTAAAAGAGGATCTGaaccctctgctgctgctcctcttccaTCTCGTGGTGTCGATCTACACAGTCGTCACCTTCCTGCCCTCCTACCTCCTCAGCCTGGTCTCCGGCCCCGACAGGAGCTTCTACGGCTCAGAGGAGGAGCGAGCCAACAGGGCGAAGGCTCGATCGGTGCTGGGACGTCCCGAGGGACCCTACCGGGCGGTGTGCGCCACCAAGAGGTTGGTTGCGTCGCTGCACCCCGGAGTGGACACTCTAGACAAGGTCTTTGAATACGCGGCCAAAAGGTTCCCCCACAGAGACTGTCTCGGGACGAGGGAGGTGATAAGTGAGGAGGACGTGGAACAGGACAACGGGAAGGTGTATAAGAAG GTGGTTCTAGGAGAGTACCACTGGCTCTCATACAAGGAGACTCTCACAGCAGCGACGCAGCTCGGCAGCGGTCTGGCATCGCTGGGGCAGAGGCCAAAGACCAACATCGCCATCTTCTGTGAGACACGAGCAGAGTGGATAATAGCGGCCCAGGCCTGCTTCACCTACAACTTCCCAT TGGTCACCCTTTACTCCACGCTGGGAGGTCCCGCCATTGCCCACGGGCTGAATGAGGCTCAGGTTAGCCACATCATCACCAGCAGAGAGCTCCTGGAGACGAGACTCaag GCCATCCTGATCGAAGTACCGAGGCTGCAGCATATCATCGTAGTGGACGACGAGCCGACCACATGGCCCGGCTACCCACGTGGCATCACTGTCCACAACATGGCCGCCGTTCGAAAGCTGGGAGCCCAGACTGAAAATG CCACACGTGAGCGTAAGCAGCCGCTGCCCTCGGACATTGCGGTCATCATGTACACCAGCGGATCCACGGGCATTCCCAAGGGCGTCATGATCTCCCACAGCAACATCATCGCTGGCATCACGGGAATGGCGGAGAGGATACCCAACTTGTG TGAGGAGGACACATACATTGGCTACCTGCCTCTTGCCCACGTACTGGAACTGAGTGCAGAGCTCGTCTGTATTGCCCACGGCTGTAGGATCGGCTACTCTTCACCTCAAACTCTTGCTGACCAG TCAACCAAGATCAAGGCAGGAAGCAAGGGAGACACCAGCGTCCTGCAGCCCACTCTGATGGCAGCTGTCCCG gAGATCATGGACCGTATCTATAAGAACGTCATGACCAAAGTCGAGGAGATGAGCTTCGTGCAGAGAACACTCTTCATTCTGGCGTACAACTACAAACTGGAGCAGCTCATCAAAGGACACAGCACACCACTGTGTGACAG ACTGGTGTTCAAGAAGATTCGCTCTCTGCTGGGAGGTCGAACGCGGGTCTTGTTGTCAGGTGGAGCGCCACTGTCTGCGGCCACGCAGCGCTTCATGaatgtgtgtctctgctgcccAGTCGGTCAAGGGTACGGCCTGACGGAGACCTGCGGTGCTGGAACCATCAGCGAGC TGTGGGATTACAGCACTGGGAGAGTGGGCGGCCCGCTGGTTTGCTGTGAGATCAAGCTCAAAGACTGGGTGGAGG GTGGTTACCGTAGCACTGACAAGCCCCATCCTCGAGGAGAGATCCTCATTGGCGGACCCAACGTGACCATGGGATACTACAAGAGGGAGGGCAAAAACTCGGACGACTTCTTGGTGGACGAGAACGGCCAGCGGTGGTTCTGTACGGGAGACATCGGAGAGATTCAGGAAGACGGGTGCCTCAAGATTATTG ATCGTAAGAAAGACCTGGTGAAGCTCCAGGCGGGAGAGTACGTGTCCCTGGGCAAGGTGGAGGCCATGTTGAAGAACTGCCCTCTGATCGACAACATCTGTGCCTATGCCAacag TGATGAAACGTACGTGATAGGCTTTGTGGTCCCTAATCAGAAGCACCTGCTGGCTCTGGCTGGTGAGTACGGGATCCGCGGGTCAGTGGAGGATCTGTGCAACAGCAAGGCCATGGAGGAGCTGGTCCTGAAGGTCATCACCGAGGCTGCGCTAGCAG CCCAGCTAGAGCGCTTTGAGATCCCCCGCAAGATCCGCCTGAGCCCCGACCCGTGGACCCCTGAGACGGGATTGGTGACCGACGCGTTCAAGCTCAAGCGCAAGGAGCTGAAAACGCATTACCAGGACGACATCGAGAGGATGTACGGCGGGAAATAG